In Lathyrus oleraceus cultivar Zhongwan6 chromosome 2, CAAS_Psat_ZW6_1.0, whole genome shotgun sequence, the DNA window atctgaacctcaacctgaatcagaaactgaaccagaacctctaaatctaaatctcagccctccaacatctccacctcatacctctgaacctaacctttctatacctacccttgaggaagccatcatgctggtcgcaggggcttcagtacaaaaggtcaagtctctgaccactaactctgaagtcagtgatgatcctgactctgtaaggacacactggaacagagtcattggctggatgacctctgaggcttttagactgaagaacatctctgaacaagtcagaaatggctacatcagagatgctgaggcaagactccaggaaagacttgcacgcgaagctgaagccagaaggctagaggaagagagattagcaagagaagctgaagaagaggctagaaggcgggaagaagaaagagcaagggaagctgaaatcctaaggttaaaggaagctgaagttaaggctctggcggatgcagaagcacaagctgctgctgaagctgaagcgcaggctgctgctgaagcacagcaggctctgactctgggggagtcctcttctgttatctctatggttctccagacgctgaaagaacttaagcaagatcagaatgaactccgtgccagaatggataagcaagacactgtcaacgacaacattcagaacatgctggctatgttgcttcagagaatgcctccgcctccgaacccctaggcacttaggattttatttttattgcttgcctgttgttttgTTTGCTTTCTCTGATTCTGATGTTTTTCCTGTTCTTGTTGCCCTTGtgcttttatctgaatacaatgtttttctcttcaattatttatttatttttactatgtctttttgattctgacaaaaagggggagaagtcattagctctgatgaaaatattgtctaaataccttaagcattctgcaacatatttttcttaaaaataaatttatctaacctggacttaagaaattgcagaaggtatcaagaaacctctttacttagaagctctggtaagaacttctaaactccctagcactatctcagggggagctcttgtctatctgatctgatattttatatgtttcatctgctaattaagattgttttgtcatcatcaaaaagggggagattgtaagaacaaaaattgttctacaacagattccttgattttgatgataacaaaggatgaaaccaaaaatggcaccctaacgaaaagtttctaagtgtgcagggttctaaagaaagaaggaagagatctgatgatgtcatcagatacagaaccagatcagatacaaattatcaaatgatcagaagcatctgaagttgaaacacgttcaagaaagtctaactttgagcaaaacagcaaaatatcagaagcatctgaacaagaagtacgctctagaagttctgattctgaacaacagtatgtcaaacttcagaagttatcagcgctatctgaagaatccatcagaactcaaaagagatcaacatcagaagcaagactccaagactctcagatacacgaagactctgatcataaaattgctaattatgaaagagtaacgttaaagtcaagtaaagatttgcaaatggatttcctaaaacagaaagagacgttaatctccaatttcaataaagaagatactatatgtggtaagtagtcatttcaaggagagaaagttatcctgcagaagctatttaagtgatggcgtaaattcattttaatatccaccagtttcaactactacctcactgatctatataaaggactgcaaatcaacattcagcatACAACATATACAAGaaaaaattatactgaaacatcaacgctcaagaaaacacttttgctctctaaatcttcacgaagctgttgcttataacgtgaatcactttgttcttactattgtaatatttgctttcttagaagcactttagattacataaatcttttatctattgtttgtttatttcctcaagtgactatgtgtagtctgtatacttgagaggactaagagatctttcccttagacgttgtttgtaatcaatctttcaagattagtggattaagtccttgttgaaggcgaaatcaccttggccgggtggactggagtagctttgtgttataagcgaaccagtataaaatccttgtgtgattttctttttgaaaaagcgcttattttccaaacaattcaaaccccccctttcttgtttttctcaccttcatgaATTAGGTTTGATGATTTTTAGAGAGAAAGTAACAAACTTTTCCCTTAAGAATTTTTTGGTTTACTTTTACTGGTTCTATGAGTAATGAAGTGATGACTTTATTTTTCTGGTTTAGGATATAAAAGCGATATGCAGAAAAATAAATCCAGTAAAGTAAATTGACACAAGGATGTATATTAGTTCCCCTTATCAACCAAGGATACATCTAGTCCCCTCACACCTTCTAAGAGATTTCCTCTATTGTTAGATCTTTGTACAAGCCTCACACTAAGACTTATCCTGCAATCTTCTAACAACAATAAAGAATTAAACCACTTCTTTGATTTCCCAAAACACCAACAACAATGGTGGACATTGAATCACCCTGATTCAAAGGACCTTTCCAACAAATAGAAAAACAACCTTTCCTATTtgcaacaaccacaacaacgatGAAATATATAACAATTTGTATAAAATATAGTATAGACGGACTTTACAGCAATTATGATGAAATTGATATTATGTTTCTTTTTTGATGTATGAATGTTTATTCTTCTCCTTCAATGAAAAAGTCAATAGAATATAAACATTTGAGTGCTCAAGACTTTTTCACATATGATTTGAAAATTATGCATAAAACGTTTTCTGTTAAAATGTTACAGACACTAGAAAAACAAAAAATATGTTCATGAAGAAGATGTCATGTAATATAAAAAATTCTACAATTTATAGTAAACAATAAACCCTTTGGAAATCATGGAAATGtttaaaaataatcaaaataattATGCAATGATTTAAGAAAGTGTTTCATGAAAAAGTTCCATGAAAAGGAATTGCATTGTTTAATAATTTTTCAAAGAAAAACATATGACAATCGATTGCACGTCTCCTACAATCGATTGCATCCTTTTAACGTTCAAAAAAATATTCAGAAGTTGCACTATGACAATCAATTGTACATCCCTTACAATCAATTGCACATCTCTTGCAATCAATTACACATAACATACAATCGATTGCATTAGGCCAAAGTTGGAACAACCAATCGATTGATTGATGAATTAATTGATTGCTTTGATGAGTTAATCGATTGCTTCAACTTTATTTCAAAGGAAAGCGCTTGGCAGTGAGTGTAGTGAATTTTGATAATCGATTGTTGCCTCAAGACAATCCATTGACACGATAAAAATGTTGAAATATTTCTAAGTTAAAAAAGACTTACTCAAGGATTTAACCCACAAAACTTAAGTACTTTAACATGCCCACTTAACCATTGGGGAAAATCTTTCCTTGTTAAAAAATATTCATTAAACATTCTTATGAGAAAgattaagatttttttttaaatgcaATTTTGAAACAATGCATGTATTAAAGATTAATTCTTGAGCATTTTATGTTTGTAACCATTGATTTAAACATTATACCTTTACTTATGAACCAATAGCATTGAAATCTAAAAATTGACATAAACTTGATAGtttattcattattttttttcTTTGATCTTTCTTCTTAAGATGACattttgtcttcatcaaaaacAAGCTAAGAATGATGGGCATATCTTCTTCACACAAGAGGTCGCCCAGGAATGCTATCAGAATAGCCTAGAAATGAGATGGGAGCATGTCGCCCCTGTCTATAAGCACATGACACAGATGTAGTTAGTTGGGACCTTAGACTAGGTATCGATAATGAAAGGCTCACTCTAAAAGAGGACTAGAAATAAAATCCAGAATGGGCCCTTGAACCACCAAGTCATCAAGCTAGGCACCTCATTACTTGAATATGAAGAGGAAGAGTTGGTCACTCCACTAAAGAGGAACATCGATTTGTTCACCTAGGCCTCCTCTACTACACCAAGCATATATACCAGAGTGGTGTGCCACATGATCACCATTGATCCCATTATGAAACCAGTTTCTCAAAGGAAACGTAAGGTAGGATAGGAGAAGAGAGCAACCATTGACGAAGAAGTGCAGAAGCTGACAAATGTCAATTTTATAACTGGGGTAAAACACCCATCTTTGCTGGCTAACGTAGTTCTATTTAGGAATTCATCAAATAAATGGTTCATGTGTGTCGACTTCACTTACCTTAACGTTGCATGCCTCAAATATCTGTATCCATTATCTAACATAAATCACCTAATTGAAAAATCTTCAAACTACAAAATATTGAGTTTCATGGATGCCTACTCTAAATACAAACAAATTAAGATGAATCCCATGGACGAGCCCAAGACAACTTTCATGCCAATCATGAAAACTATTATTACAAGGTCATGCCTTTTGGGTTAAAGAACGAAAATGTCACCTATCAGAGACTCATGGACACGGTATTCTCAAAACAATTAGAGTGCAACCTTGAATTCTATATTTATGACATGATAGTAAAGACCatagggggggggggggggtcacACACCAGACTTATAAGATATCTTAGGATCAATCAAGTACTACAACATGTGCCTGAATCCTGCCAAGTTCTTATTTGACATGTAAATGACCAAGTTTGTTGATTATATGTTAATCAAGGGAAGCATATATGAGAACCCATGCAATTGTTAGGTCATCATTGACACGAGGAGCCATTCCAATGTTAAAGAGCTTCAGGAACTAACAGGGTGCTTAGTCACGCTATCGCGTTTCCTTTCTTGTGCAAGTGATAAGGCTTTTCTTTTCTTTGCCACTCTGGAAAAAAAGGAAATGTTTGAATGGATAtaagtttattttgaaaaatcTTTATTGTTATTTACGGTAGGTTATTCGGTTATACAGTTAATATAAGTGTATTTCCAAAAAAAAAGAAATTTACAAAACAATGGTGCAATTCATTTACACATGAATTTATTGTATTTGGAGTGcgtccagagatgcatctccaaagTTTGAGAGACATTTTAATATTTTCACAAAGTACAtaagtaatatatatatatatatatatatatatatatatatatatatatattgcatTAAGAAACTCTCATTTCTAAGTTAGATATCAACCAACTTTCTTATCTTATGTTTACTTGAGAAGGAAGTGGAAATTGGTCATTATGAGTAATAGTAACCTCAAAACCACCATTATCAATTGGATGCACGATTTAGCAGTAAGTGGCCACTCATGAAGAAGGAATATTATTATCGACATGTAAAAAATCATTAATTTTACATTTGAATTATAAAATAACTTATAATTTATGACAAATATTTTTGGTAAGGTGACTTATCATTTAATGGGATTACAAAATTAAAATTACGTGAGAAATAGGGGGATTTACCAAAGAAATAAGTCAGATGTACTTGCTTCACTCGGACTTATGCAGCCTCTACCCATCCATTAAAAAAAATTGATCCTGTATTAGCATGGAGAAAGCAATTAAACTATTAGAGGCCCGGGGAACAAAATTGCATGACACAAGAAGCCAACAAACACAGGATTAAGAAGCAATTTGACTTTGGGGAATATGTTTATATCAAGTTGCAGCCTCAGAAACAATTTTCTATGAGAAACCAAATTTATAAGAAACTCTTGCTTATGTTTTATGGTGTTTTCAAGTGGTAGACAAAAACCTGAAAATTTTCACTTGTAACAAGGGTTTTCACACCTTGTGAGTTGAATGCTTCTTTGACTTTGCTAAAGTTCTCGTTAACAAAAAGTAAAGTAATCCACCTACCCGAACCCGCCCACCCGTTTCACAGCATCTGACCCGTTGTTTACAAATTGTGTGATTCCATGTAACTATGTTACAGGGTGGAATAGATTTGTTGAAGAAAAATAGTAAGCAAAAGCAAAAATGGAATCGGAAACTTCAGATTGGCCTTACACAGCCACCCAAGATCATCATCATCACATCCCAATCGATCTCTTCGGTTCCAAAAAACACGCCGGACTTCCACGTGGCATCCTATCGTTCACCGATGCATCCGGTAACATAGTCTTCAAGGTGCACCGCCAACCACCCAATCCCAGTTCCATCAAACTCTTGCTCGATCCCAACGATAATCCTCTCTTCTCCATCCACCGCCATCACGTTAGTATTTTTTTTTTCTCATCcaaaaaatattgatttttttttaatttgttttttttgtttGTAGAATGGGAATTGGAAATGTTATAAGGGAAGTGGCGATGGGGAAAAGGAAGTTATGTTTGAAGTGAAAAGGACTGTGAAAACATTTACTAGAATTGAGTTAGAGGTGATTTTCTCTGGTGAGAGATTAAACGACGACGTTTGCGACTTAAGGGTTATTGGTTCACCTTTCAAGAGATCTTGTAGCATCTATAAGAACACTGATTTGGTGGCACAGGTATAACTTTTAATAGCATTACGTTACTCTATTGGATGAAAAAGATGAATTCTGATTTATGCTTTTGTTTTTGCAGAGTAGTCTTATGTACAAGCTTAACCAAATATATGTGAGTAGGGGTAAATTTCGTCTGACGATTTTTCCTGGGAGTATAGATCATGCTCTTATTGTGGCTTTGTTTGTGATATTCTTGAATGGAAGAAAATAGGATCGTTGATATTGCAACATTCAATTGCAATATATGTGTAATAACTTAGAGCTGTAATGCAAGAAAAGGTTTTGATTTGTGATATTTCTGATTCTCACACTCCCACATATTTAGACTCTGTTTTCATCGATGAAATAGGATGGAGCAGAGTATGGAATTGAGTGGTTTTTATTGTTTAaatcattttaattttaaatatgGAGCAGGTTAGAATGGAGGATATGAATTCATcatttattattatattttttctCCTACCGAACAAATATCCCGTTATAAAATTTTCAAAGGGTAGAATGAAATTTTCATCTCACTCCATTTCGATTATTTTATGATATTCAAACATACCAACATTGGTTCACTTGGTGATGAGATTCCATTCTAAACTCCTAGAGCCAACAATGGCATAAGATGGAAAATTTTCCCATATAGCTCCGCATTTATTCTCCTGATTTTGTAAACATTTCAAATTTTTCCTCGTTAATTTCACTTTAATCTTTTACTTTTTACCATTTGTTTAAGTTCAATCGGATAATTTAAAATAATGATTTTCGATTTATATAGTTATCACACTGACTAACATGTTACCTAATTATCCAGTTCATAAAATCCAATTGAATAACTTCATCATGTGTTTTTCGATTTAATTTTTTTACTAATCGAGTAACTTGAGTATAAGAGTTCTGGTGATGTATTTTTAACTAATTAGATTTGTTACTTCTAAGAGATTTGGTACGCTTTTTTTTAAAAGTTTTATTAATCTTTTTTCACATTTATATTAAACAAATATAGATATTCTTTTGATGATATGCGATAAAAATCATATATGTGTAGATACCACTGAGATATTCTCAACTACTGAAATCAAGAATAGAGTGATAGTTATAATATGTTCAGATATCAAAATTAGCAAGAGAGGAAAAAGTGACAGTTATATTTGAATGTGACAGTtatatttggttgtgataaaggtggaAAATACAAAGAAGGAGATAGTGTAACACAGTGCTACTAAGAAATGTGGTTGTCCATTTAAAATTAGGTCAACGTCGTCAAAAGATGGTTCTGGTTagaagattgatgtaaaatgtggaCTTCACAACCATGGTTTGCCGGATAGAGTTAAAGGTCATTCGCTTGTAGGTCTACTTAATGTTGATGAACACCAACATATTGTTGATTTGACAAAACATCGTGTTCCACCAAGACACATATTGTTGTCATTGCAAGAACGAGATCCGAAGAATATGACTCGGATCACgcaaatatataaatataaaagTAAGATTCAGAAAGATATCAGGGATCCTAGAACGGAAATGCAATATTTGTTTAAGCTGATAAAGGATTCTGATTATGTTTATTTGAGTAAAAAGACATATGAGTTAGAAGTTGTGAGAGATATCTTCTGGGTCCACCCATAATCAGTGAAGTTGATGAATATGTTTACTAATGTGTTGATTATGGACAGTAAGTACAAGACAAATAAGTATATACAACATTTGTTTGAAGTAGTTGGTATGACATCAATTGAGTTAATATTTATTGTTGCATTTTACTATATAGTATCTGAGCAGACAGAGATTTTGTGTTGGGTATTGGATAAGTTGAAACAGTTGTTTACTAAGCAATGGTTATGGCCATAAGTAATTTTGACTGATAGAGATTTTGCTTTGATAAAAGCAATTGAAGCAGTATTTCCAAGGACAATAAATTTTTTTAGTGATTTCACATCAACAAAAATGTGAAATCAAAGTGAAAGGAGTATGTTGTGAATGATATGCGATAGTCGAATGAGGAGTTATGGTATGAACTTGTAAGGGCTACTGATGAGGTGAAGTACCATCAAATATTGCAACAGCTTGAGCACGCATGTGTGAACTTTAAACCATTTTTtattatgtgaaagacacatggttgatTTCTCATAGGCATAGATTTGTTGGATCTTAGATCAATCAAATGTTGCATTTGGGCAACACCACGATTAATAGGTATGTTTGATTTTAGCCATAAATTGTTTATCTTAATATTAAGGATACTGATTTGTTTTTTTTAGGGTTAAGTCTGGTTGGAAACCAAAGTAGATGTTGGAGAACAGTTTAGTTGATATGTGTAAATGTTGGGAGGCTATGAATGGCAATCTCAAGGTACAATTGGGAAATATTATAGCTTCATACCATGAGTATCatatcatgagtatgttgatcAAGCAAACTTCAGTTCTTAAAAATCTTCAAAGAGGTCATGTTCAAATAGGCATATCCGCCAAGCTGCTTGCAAGTATAAATGGAAGCATCTCCTAGATACAGTTGCCCCCCAACAATATCTACCACATCTAGGCAAGTCCCTAAATAATGACAATACTTTGCCTCTACAAGAGTAAAAGTCTTGTCGACAAAAATGGTGCAACCTACCAATAACAACATATAGGCTCTAGCAACACAATCAAAACTACTCTCAGCTTGTTGACGCATAAATAGCTATTTTCTACCAATCCAGCCTATAATAAGCACCCTTATAACTACAAACATCTTCAGCTAACTCCTTCAATGAAACACACAACATATCAATGGCATAAGTAATAACATCAGCATCAGTGAAATCTCATGTAGGGTTATAGAATTCCCCCCACACGATAAATGAGAAGACAAGAAACATCATTCAATGTAATGGTCATCTCGCCAAATGGGATATGAAAGAACGATGTTTCTAGATGTCATTTCTCTATAATTTTTTATGCTAAATTCGGATCTATCATCTGCAAACTGGTTCTTTGTATAGAGGATATACCAGAATCACACAATCGTCTCTTTATCGCTGGTGTGAGACTGTGTGGAAGTCATCCTATTAATTTGCTACCATATACAACAATCTTTAATTCTTTCTTCGAATTTCTCTCCTAGAAATAATTTATAATATATGTTATAAAATATAAgtaattaaaattaaaaatgaTTCAACATAAAATGATAGAGATTAACTTACTTCGTTGAACCACAAATGGCGAGCAACATGATCCTGATACCTCACCGGAAGAGATGTATCGAACGGCCCTCCTGGGAGTTGTGGCTGCTGTGGACGAGACTCAAGCGTGACTATTTGATGTTCCTCTCCATCTGTCACTTGTCGAGATTGTCGTCCTTCACCCTTTCGTCGGTAAATGTTCTCATCCTGGCCTCTAATGGGTGCCActaaaaataaccaaaaaaaaaTACAATGACAGTTAAAAACAAGAATCATATAACTTTGAACTAAGTTCTCCAAAtgaaattaaaaatcaaataatctTGATGCTAATTTTTCGATGTACAACTTTAAGAACCGGATAATATGGTTAAGAGTTATCCGATGAGAAAAGATCTGAACTTAATTACTATATGTCAAGTTTAACTGGTGTGTAACATTTTTCTGAATCAAACCGAATAACTTACTTGTATGCTTTTCGGTGTGAAAAAATTAAAAATCGGATAATTATGTCTCGTGTTCTCCGGT includes these proteins:
- the LOC127121046 gene encoding protein LURP-one-related 7 isoform X2 → MESETSDWPYTATQDHHHHIPIDLFGSKKHAGLPRGILSFTDASGNIVFKNGNWKCYKGSGDGEKEVMFEVKRTVKTFTRIELEVIFSGERLNDDVCDLRVIGSPFKRSCSIYKNTDLVAQSSLMYKLNQIYVSRGKFRLTIFPGSIDHALIVALFVIFLNGRK
- the LOC127121046 gene encoding protein LURP-one-related 7 isoform X1, which encodes MESETSDWPYTATQDHHHHIPIDLFGSKKHAGLPRGILSFTDASGNIVFKVHRQPPNPSSIKLLLDPNDNPLFSIHRHHNGNWKCYKGSGDGEKEVMFEVKRTVKTFTRIELEVIFSGERLNDDVCDLRVIGSPFKRSCSIYKNTDLVAQSSLMYKLNQIYVSRGKFRLTIFPGSIDHALIVALFVIFLNGRK